The window TGCAAGGGGCGACGGGATGCCCGCTTTCTTGTCGCGGCCAGTTTTCTTTTTACGGCGATCCAGGCACTGCTCGGGGCGGCGGCTGTGGTGTGGGGACAGTCTCCCCCGATCATGGCATTGCATTTCGGCGTCTCGCTCGTCGCTTTTGCGACGGTATTGTTGTTTACGTTGATTCTCTTTCGCTGGGAATCGCGCCCGGTACAAATGACTTTCACAAAGGGATACCGGAATGCCCTCTTCGGCGTGACCGCTTACACCTATGTGGTGGTATATACGGGGGCGTATGTGGTTCACGGCAATGCGAGCGGCGGATGCGGCAGATGGTTCCCGCTTTGCGACGGGAAGTGGTTTCCCGGCTTTTCGGGTGCGGCAGGAATCCAGTTTGTCCACCGCCTGAGCGCTTTCTTGCTGATGGTGGCAGTACTGGCCTTGCTGGTGGTCACGCTTCGCCGGTACAAGGAACGGCGTGATCTGTACCTCGCGGGGGTGTGGTCCGGCGCGCTCGTCGTGTTGCAGATTTTAAGCGGCGGCCTGATGATGTGGGCAGGGCTCAACCTGTTTACGCGCTTGCTGCACGCCACCTTGATCATGCTGCTGTTTGGCGCGCTCAGCTATATGTGCATGGAAGTGTTCCGCAGGCCGCCCCAGGAAACCGATCAAGCGGACCTGATCGGGAAGCCCCAGGCCAGGCCCTCAGTCGGCTGAGCGCCTTGCCTTTTTGCGCCGGTTCGGGTATAGTATGAATGTCAGACAATTTCATCTCGCTTTTCATCCACTAGGGGTGCTCCGTTGGGAGCTGAGAAAGGGTGTTCAACCCTTAACCCTTTGAACCTGATCTGGATCATACCAGCGTAGGGAAGTGGATCGGAGGATACGAAGGCGTTTTTTGGCGCCACACTCGGCATGAGGAAATTCGTACCCAAACCGCTCCACTGGGAGCGGTTTTTTTGTGCGTTCATTTGGATTTGGTTTTTGCAAGGAGGAGAGGACCCTTGTTTTCCAGTGAGGAATGGAGACGGAGGATCGATGAGAAAAAGGAGGAGTATCTTCAACTGTTGAGCCGGCTGGTGGCTTTTCCGACGGTCAGCCCTCCCGCCAGGAACACGCGTTTGGCGCAGCAATATGTGGCTGAATATTTGCGAAATCTAGGCATGGAGGTGGATCAGTGGGAAATTTACCCGAATGATGATAACGTGGTTGGCCGTTGGCGGGGAACGGGTGGCGGGCGCAGCCTCATTTTAAACGGGCACATCGATGTGGCGAGCGTGGAAGAGGATGAGAGGTGGCGCACGCCGCCATTCACGTTGACCGAGCGGGACGGGCGCCTGTACGGGCGCGGCGTGGCCGACATGAAAGGCGGACTGGCCAGCGGGCTCTTTGCGCTGTCCTTGTTGAAAGAGGCAGGCTTTGTCCCGAAAGGGGATATCATTTTCCAGTCGGTGATTGGGGAGGAGGTGGGGGAAGCCGGGACGCAAGCCTGTGTTCAGCGTGGTTACACAGCCGATTTTGCGATCGTGATGGATACCAGCCAGATGCAGATTCAGGGCCAGGGCGGCGTGATAACCGGTTGGATTGAGATTCGCAGCCCGCATACGTTCCACGATGGCATGCGCGCCAAACTCATCCATGCGGGAGGAGGGCAATTTGGCGCCAGCGCGATTGAAAAAATGGTCAAGGTGATCCACGCGCTTCAGGAATTGGAACGTCATTGGGCAGTGATGAAATCCTATCCGGGCTTTCCTCCCGGTATGAATACCATCAATCCGGCGGTGATTGAAGGGGGACGCCATCCTGCTTTTGTGGCAGATCAGTGCAAACTCTGGATAACGGTCCATTTTTACCCCAATGAAACGTACGAGAGCGTGGCCAAAGAGGTGGAGGAGCATGTCCTGCGGATGGCGGCCGCCGATCCGTGGCTGAGCCAGCATCCGCCGCAATTTCGCTGGGGCGGAAGCTCCATGATTGAAGATCAAGGTGAGATATTCCCGGCCTTGGAAGTCGACTGGCAGCACCCAGGGGTACAGCTTCTCTCGCAAGTGCATGAAGAGATTGGCGGGGTGCCTGCGGTTTGCAGCATGTCGTCCACCGTAACCGATGCAGGCTGGCTGGGGCGGGCCGGTATCCCGACTGTGTTGTACGGGCCCGGTTCACTCGCGCAGGCGCACGCGGTCAATGAAAGCGTGGAATGGGCGGAACTGCTGCAGTATACGCAGACGCTGGTGCGATTTATTGAGCAGTGGTGCGGATGACAGGGGGCAAGGAAGAAACATCACTTTTTGAAAGGGGTATGGGAAATGTCGTTTTCCATGGAATTGCGTCGATTGGCCGAGCCGATCTGGCAGAAAGAGATGGAGCATCCTTTTGTCAAAGGGCTGGCCAGTGGAGAATTGCCGCTAGAGTCGTTTCAATACTACTTGCGCCAGGATTACATTTACCTGATTGCCTTCAGCAGGGTGTTCGCCATCGCCGCGGCCAAATCGCATGATCTTAAAGAGATGGGTGAGTTTGCCGAGCTATTGCACGCCACCTTGCATGATGAGATGGACTTGCACCGAAAATACGCGGCGGAATTTGGCATCTCGCGGGAGGAGCTGGAAGCCACCGTTCCTTCTCCGACAGCCTACGCCTACACCAGCCACCTGGTGCGAACCGCTTATGAAGGGACGATGACAGAGGTGCTGGCCGCCGTGCTGCCGTGCCAATGGGGGTATCACGAGATCGGTTTGCGCTTGGCTCAGGTTCCCGGCTGGGAGTCCTCGCCGTATCGGGACTGGATCAAGACATACGCTTCGCCGGAATTCGGCCGTTTGGCAGCGATGATGCGGGAGCGCCTGGATGCGCTGACCGCGTCGATTGATGAGGCGCATAAGAAGCGATTGCAAGACCTGTTTTTGACCAGCAGCCGATATGAGTATCTCTTTTGGGAAAAGGCCTATCAGCGCGAAGAATGGCCGGTGTAGAGCGGTTCCAGCGGGGAGTGTGGCAGCACATGGGAGAAGTGGAGGATGTGTTGACGTTAAGGGATTTGCATTTCACTTACCGGCAGGCGGGGGGTTCCTTTCCCGTTTTGGACGGCTTTTCCATGAGTGTGCGGGAGGGGGAGTTCTTTACTCTGATCGGGCCGAGCGGCTCGGGAAAGAGTACGTTGTTCAAGCTGTTGACAGGACTGCTGGAACCGGACGCCGGTGAGATTTTGTACCGGGGCCGGCCCTTTTGCCGGCGCCTGGGCAAGGTGGGCTACATGCCCCAGCGGGACACGCTTTTTCCCTGGCGCACGGTGCGCGAAAATGCGGCATTGCCCCTGGAGCTGAAAGGATGGCGGCGCAAAGAGGCGCTCGAACGGGCCGGCTCCTTTTTGGGGGAATTTGGCTTGGAGGCGGTGGCCGACCTGTATCCGCATCAGTTGTCAGGGGGCTTGCGGCAACGGGTTTCTTTTTTGCGGACCGTTCTGGCGGACAACGACGTGCTCTTGCTCGACGAGCCTTTCGGCGCGTTGGACGCGTTGACGCGCGCCCAGCTGCAGGAATGGCTCCTGAACCTGTGGCAGAAGTTGCGGAAGACCGTGCTGTTTATCACCCACGATGTGGAAGAGGCCATCTTGCTCTCCGACCGCATCGGGGTGCTTTCCGCCCGCCCATTGTCCACAGTGCGGATGGTGGAGGTGCCGCTTTCCCGTCCGCGAAAGATGTTCATGGTGACGGAGGAGGCTTTTATCCGTTTGAAACGCCAATTGCTGGAACAAATCCGTGGTGAAGAGGGAGCGCTGGCGACGTGATGTACTGGCTGCAACAGTATCGCGCACCCGTTGCCTTTTTCTTGCTGATGCTGCTCGGATGGGAGGTGGCGGTCAGGGCATTGAACGTGCCGGTGTTCATCCTCCCGCCGCCCTCCGCCATCCTCTACGCGCTGTGGGAGCATGCCGGATTGTTGTTCACCGTGCATCTGCCCGCCACACTGTGGATCATCCTCTTGGGACTGGCCATTTCGGTGGTTTTGGGGGTTGGGCTGGCTGCGGCCATGACGCTGTTTCCGCTGGTGGAACGGACCTTCTATCCGCTGCTGGTGGTTACGCAGACGCTGCCGATCATCGCCTTGTCTCCGGTTTTCGTGTTGTGGTTCGGCTATTCGATCTGGGGAAAAGTGGCGGTGACGGTCCTGATCAGCTTTTTTCCGATTGTGGTGAACACATATGACGGTTTCCGGCGCACGGATGCCGAATGGGTGGAGCTCCTGCGGACGATGGGCGCCAACCGCTGGCAGATTTTTCTCAAGGCGCAGGTGCCCGCTTCCTTGCCGATGTTTTTCACCGGCTTGAAGATGGCGGCGGTGGTCAGCGTCATCGGGGCCACCATCGGCGAATGGCTGGGAGCCAATGAAGGCCTGGGGTATTTCAGCCGGCGGATGGCCCACAGTGTCCGCGCCGCTCCATTGTTTGCCGCGGTACTGGTGCTGTCCCTGCTGGGGATTCTCCTGTTTCTGTTGATTCAGGGCATGGAACGCAAGTGTTTGCCCTGGAAGCGGGAAGGCGGGCACAGGGGATCGGCACGGCAATGATTGGCTTCCTTGCAGGTGTTGAGAGGAAAGCCGTCTGATTCCCGGATGGCCATCCAATGTCCGCATCATGTGCCGGATGTGGATGGTCGGTGAGAAATGGACGTTGGGTGGAACTGTAAATGGGAAGATAGAGGGAATATGGAGGGAATTAGGATGGAGGGAAGGGAAAAATGGACGGACAAAAACAGCGACGAACGATGAACATGCTGGTTTTGGCGTTGCTGGGCGGATTGGCCCTGGTGTTGGCCGCCTGTGGGGGGCAGGGAGAGCTGCCGGATCGGGAGGCAAACGAGACGGGTAGGGGGGCAGATGACGGAAAAAAGCCGGAAAAGCTGAGCATCATGCTTGATTGGTATCCCAATGCGGTGCATGCTTTCATCTATCTTGCCAAAGAGAAGGGATACTTTGCTGAGGAAGGGCTGGATGTGGAGATTCAGATGCCGGCCGAGACCAACGACCCGCTCCGTTTGGTCGCGGCCAATCAGGTGGATTTGGCCTTGAGCTACCAGCCGCAACTGGTGATGGCCAGGGCGGAAGGCGTGCCCAACGTGGCGGTGGCAGCGGTGGTCCGCCACCCCTTGAATGCCATGATGGTCAAGGCGGACAGCCCGATCCAGTCGCCGAAAGATCTTGAAAACCGGAAGCTTGGTTACCCTTCCATTCCCACCAACGAGGCGATTCTTCAGACGATGGTCAAGTCAGACGGTGGGGATCCCGGCAAGGTAACCTTGCAGGATATCGGCTGGGACATCGTGCAGGCTTTGAGCACCGATCAGGTGGACGCGGTCCTGGGCGGCTACATCAATCACGAGAAGCTGCTCCTGGAAAAGCATGGGGTTCCCGTCCGGGTCATCGATCCGGTTGACTATGGCGTTCCCGACTATTATGAACTGATTCTGGTCACGAGCGAGAGCACTTGGAAGGCGAAACGGGAGTCCATCGCGGCATTCTGGCGTGCGGCGCAACGGGCGCAGGAGGAGGTGGCGGCCAATCCGGAAGCTGCGTTGCAAGTGTTGTTCAAGCAGCAAAGCGAGGCGTTCCCGCTGGATGAAGAGATTGAGCGGCAGAGCCTGGAGATCCTCCTGCCGTTGATGGACGCGGGGGAGAAGCCGTTCGGCTACCAAGACGCGCGGGTATGGGAGGAAGTGGTGGACTGGTTGAAGCGCGAAGGCGTGATAGAAAAGGCCATCGCGCCGGAATCTTTGTTCGTCAACCTGGAGGAATGAGGCTCACCATTCAGGCAGGGGCAATTGGAGCTGTTCCTGGTACCGCCGCAGGGTCTCCAGGGCTTCGTCAAGGGTGGGAGCAAGCACATTGAGGTGGCCCATTTTTCGCTTCGGGCGCGCCTCTTTTTTTCCATAGAGGTGCAGCTTGGCCTCTACGGGGAGCGCCGGCAAGCGTTTCAAGACGGCGGCCGGTTCCTCTCCCAGCAGGTTGAGCATGACCACGGGCGAGAGCAGGCGCGTGGACCCGAGCGGCAGGCCGCAGATGGCCCGCACATGCTGTTCAAATTGCGAGGTGACACAGGCTTCCATGGTGTAGTGTCCCGAGTTGTGGGGCCGCGGCGCCAGTTCGTTGACAAATAGCTGGCCTTCTTTTGTCAGGAACATTTCCACCGCAATCAGTCCATAGACATTCAATCGGTTGGCAATCGACGTCGCCAGCTCCTGCGCTTGCTCCTGCAGCGCCTGCGGGATGCGCGCAGGCGCCATGGAGATGCGCAGGATGCCGTCTTGATGGATGTTTTCGGCCGCAGGAAAACAACGCACTTCGCCTGTCGTGCTGCGGGCGGCAATCACCGAGATCTCTTTTTCAAAAGGAATCCATTGTTCCAGAATCAGTTCGGGACACATGCCGGACAGCGTTTCCCAGGCCAAAAGCGCCTCTTCTTCATTGCGGATCACGGCCTGTCCCTTGCCGTCGTAGCCCCCGAGGGCGGTCTTTAGGACACATGGAAAACCCAGTTCCCGAACCCCGTTGGCCAAATCGGCACGCGATCGCACCGGATGGAAGGGCGCGACCGGGATGCCGATGGATGCCAAGGCGCTTTTTTCCCGAATGCGGTGCCGGGATATGGTCAGGATCGCTTTGCCCTGCGGGAGGTAATGGGATTGTTGGAGAGCTTCCACCAGACGATCATCCACATTCTCAAATTCGTAGGTGATGACGTCACACGTTTCGGCCATTTGCATGGCAACCGCCAGATCGTCGAGGGCCCCGGTATATGCTTGATCGGCCACCTGGCCGCAAGGGGAGTCGTCTTGCGGATCGAGGCAGGCAATGCGGTAGCCCATCTGTCGCGCGGCCAGCGCGATCATCCGGCCCAGCTGTCCGCCGCCCAGGATTCCGATGGTGGAACCGGGGAGAATGGCGGGGTGCTTCTGAGCGGGCCCGGTTGCGGCTGCCTTGTGTTCGGACAATGACGGCGAATGATCGGATGAGGTATGTATCGAATCGGTGCGTTCCATGCTTTTCTCCCTTTCCCGCATGACAACTAATCCAATTTCGAGTGTTCCAGAACCTGTTTTTCGATGGCTTCACGCCGCTGTTGCAACCGCTGGCGGACGACCGGATATTTGTTGGCCAGGATGTGGGCCGCAAACAGGCCGGCATTGGTGGCTCCAGCCTTTCCGATGGCCATGGTGGCCACGGGCACGCCGCCTGGCATCTGGACGATGGACAGTAAGGAATCCAGCCCGTTCAATGTGGAACTTTTGACCGGCACGCCGATGACGGGCAGCAAGGTTTTGGCTGCGATCATC is drawn from Bacillus thermozeamaize and contains these coding sequences:
- a CDS encoding acetylornithine deacetylase, which encodes MFSSEEWRRRIDEKKEEYLQLLSRLVAFPTVSPPARNTRLAQQYVAEYLRNLGMEVDQWEIYPNDDNVVGRWRGTGGGRSLILNGHIDVASVEEDERWRTPPFTLTERDGRLYGRGVADMKGGLASGLFALSLLKEAGFVPKGDIIFQSVIGEEVGEAGTQACVQRGYTADFAIVMDTSQMQIQGQGGVITGWIEIRSPHTFHDGMRAKLIHAGGGQFGASAIEKMVKVIHALQELERHWAVMKSYPGFPPGMNTINPAVIEGGRHPAFVADQCKLWITVHFYPNETYESVAKEVEEHVLRMAAADPWLSQHPPQFRWGGSSMIEDQGEIFPALEVDWQHPGVQLLSQVHEEIGGVPAVCSMSSTVTDAGWLGRAGIPTVLYGPGSLAQAHAVNESVEWAELLQYTQTLVRFIEQWCG
- a CDS encoding ABC transporter substrate-binding protein yields the protein MDGQKQRRTMNMLVLALLGGLALVLAACGGQGELPDREANETGRGADDGKKPEKLSIMLDWYPNAVHAFIYLAKEKGYFAEEGLDVEIQMPAETNDPLRLVAANQVDLALSYQPQLVMARAEGVPNVAVAAVVRHPLNAMMVKADSPIQSPKDLENRKLGYPSIPTNEAILQTMVKSDGGDPGKVTLQDIGWDIVQALSTDQVDAVLGGYINHEKLLLEKHGVPVRVIDPVDYGVPDYYELILVTSESTWKAKRESIAAFWRAAQRAQEEVAANPEAALQVLFKQQSEAFPLDEEIERQSLEILLPLMDAGEKPFGYQDARVWEEVVDWLKREGVIEKAIAPESLFVNLEE
- a CDS encoding ABC transporter permease; this translates as MYWLQQYRAPVAFFLLMLLGWEVAVRALNVPVFILPPPSAILYALWEHAGLLFTVHLPATLWIILLGLAISVVLGVGLAAAMTLFPLVERTFYPLLVVTQTLPIIALSPVFVLWFGYSIWGKVAVTVLISFFPIVVNTYDGFRRTDAEWVELLRTMGANRWQIFLKAQVPASLPMFFTGLKMAAVVSVIGATIGEWLGANEGLGYFSRRMAHSVRAAPLFAAVLVLSLLGILLFLLIQGMERKCLPWKREGGHRGSARQ
- a CDS encoding thiaminase II; this translates as MSFSMELRRLAEPIWQKEMEHPFVKGLASGELPLESFQYYLRQDYIYLIAFSRVFAIAAAKSHDLKEMGEFAELLHATLHDEMDLHRKYAAEFGISREELEATVPSPTAYAYTSHLVRTAYEGTMTEVLAAVLPCQWGYHEIGLRLAQVPGWESSPYRDWIKTYASPEFGRLAAMMRERLDALTASIDEAHKKRLQDLFLTSSRYEYLFWEKAYQREEWPV
- a CDS encoding 5-(carboxyamino)imidazole ribonucleotide mutase; translation: MGSTSDWETMKAACSILEELEIPYEKKVVSAHRTPDWMFRYAETAQERQLEVIIAGAGGAAHLPGMIAAKTLLPVIGVPVKSSTLNGLDSLLSIVQMPGGVPVATMAIGKAGATNAGLFAAHILANKYPVVRQRLQQRREAIEKQVLEHSKLD
- a CDS encoding 5-(carboxyamino)imidazole ribonucleotide synthase, producing MSEHKAAATGPAQKHPAILPGSTIGILGGGQLGRMIALAARQMGYRIACLDPQDDSPCGQVADQAYTGALDDLAVAMQMAETCDVITYEFENVDDRLVEALQQSHYLPQGKAILTISRHRIREKSALASIGIPVAPFHPVRSRADLANGVRELGFPCVLKTALGGYDGKGQAVIRNEEEALLAWETLSGMCPELILEQWIPFEKEISVIAARSTTGEVRCFPAAENIHQDGILRISMAPARIPQALQEQAQELATSIANRLNVYGLIAVEMFLTKEGQLFVNELAPRPHNSGHYTMEACVTSQFEQHVRAICGLPLGSTRLLSPVVMLNLLGEEPAAVLKRLPALPVEAKLHLYGKKEARPKRKMGHLNVLAPTLDEALETLRRYQEQLQLPLPEW